Below is a genomic region from Rhodococcus sp. WMMA185.
CTGAGCACGTCCGCCATAGTGAACCGGCCTGTGTTGCGCAACAGTTCCGCAACCAGCATCAGGGCCACCAGCCAGGCGACGAGGAAGCCGATGGAGTAAAGGAAGCCGTCGTAGCCGTACACCGCGATCGCACCCGCGATACCGAGGAACGACGCCGCCGACAGGTAGTCGCCGGCGATGGCGAAACCGTTTTGCGGACCGGAGAATTGGCCGCCGCCGGTGTAGAAGTCGGACGCCTTCTTGGTAGTCCGACTCGCACGGATCACGATAGCCATCGTGACCACCACGAACGCGGCAAAAATAGCAATATTGAGAAGCGGGTTTCCGACGTCGGTACCGGCCGCGAGTGTGGTCGTCACTTGACGGGTCCTTCCAGTTCTTCACGAATCGCACGCGCGCGAGGGTCGAGTTCACGGTTGGCGAACTTGACGTATAAGGCGGTGATCGCGAACGTGGTCACGAACTGGCCCAAGCCCAGGACGATCCCGATGTTGACGTTACCGATTACCTTGATGGCCATGAAGTCATGCGCGTACGTCGCCAGCAGGACGTAGCACGCGTACCACGCGAGGAAGAACGCCGTCATGGGAAAGACAAAGCTGCGCAGACGGTGTCGCAACTGCTGGAACTCCGGACTCGACTGCATGTCTACGAACGCTTGCGCATCAGGGGCGATCCGCTGCTGCGTCAGGCCCTCCCTGAGGTCGGCTGTAGTCACTACTGGCTCCTTGATCGCATGTGAGGTGAACTTCGCGCTGACCCTAATGAGGGGTGCATCACACAGGTGCCACGATTGCGCCCGTCGCACGGTGAGCTGACGGACTGTGCGCCGAGCGGTCGCCCCACAGCGACGAACGGCGCTCGTTCCGGTGCCCGGTTCGTGCGTGCCGAGACCCGCCCCCGACCTACGAGGCGCCGAGCCGACGCTCCCTGTCGGCACCCACACCGAGTCGCTCGGGAGCGTGCATCCGGGTGAAGATGCGACCGAGATCGGCGGGGACCTGATTCTTCGTCACTTTGCTGACCAGCACCATGACGAGGAAGGCCAGGGGAACGCTGACCGCTGCTGGGTAAGCGACGATCGCCGCGAGCCAGCCGTTCCACAAGTCATCGGTGAAGCCGACGAGTACCGAGACGGCAGCCGCGGACCCGGCAACGAGGCCACCCGCGACCATGCCTGTCGCCGCACCGACCGCGGTCAGCCCGCGCCACCAGATACCGAGCACCAGCAGCGGGCAGAGGGTCGATGCTGCGATGGCGAACACCAGGCCGACCGTCCGCGACAGGTCCAGCGACGTCACCGCCATCGACAGCCCTAGCGGCACCAACCCAGCCAGGGCGGCGGCGATCCGGAAGTCCCGAATCCGCCCGGGCAGAATGTCCGTGCTGAGAACTCCGGCGATGCTCACGAGCAGACCAGAGGACGTTGACAGGAACGCCGCGATGGCCCCGGACGCGACGAGCGCTGCGAGAAGTTGTCCACCCCAGCCGGAGAAAACGGAACCGGGCAGCAGCAGAACAGCCGCGTCGGACGTTCCGGTGATGAGCAGCTGCGGAACATACAACCGCGCCAGCGCCCCGAGGAGCGTCGGAAAAAGATAGAACACTCCGAGTAGGCCGATGACGACCAGCGACGTCAGTCGCGCGGCCCGCCCATCGGGGTTCGTATAGAACCGGACGAGCACGTGCGGTAAACCGAGCGTGCCGAAGAAGGTGGCCAGAATCAGCGAGTACACCTGATACATGGGGTGGTGCCCCCCGAATCCCCACCCTGGAGCAATCCAGTCCGAGTTGTCGGCTGGAGCACCCGCAACCACGGGAACCGGTGCACCCTGTTCCAGGATCATCGATGTGCCCTTGCCGAGATGATGCTCACCCGGTTCTAGCCGGATCTCACCGGCGACCTCGGCTCCGTCGATCGTCCCCGACCCACCGACGGTCACGGGCTCAGTTACCTGAACCACGACGTCGGTGGTG
It encodes:
- a CDS encoding DUF485 domain-containing protein, translated to MTTADLREGLTQQRIAPDAQAFVDMQSSPEFQQLRHRLRSFVFPMTAFFLAWYACYVLLATYAHDFMAIKVIGNVNIGIVLGLGQFVTTFAITALYVKFANRELDPRARAIREELEGPVK
- a CDS encoding sodium/solute symporter, which produces MSAHQSVPSLTLAAVGAAAVATVAIGIYGVRLARTTSDFLVASRSVGPRWNAAAISGEYLSAASFLGVAGLIAKYGADALWYPIGFTAGYLGLLLFVAAPLRRSGAYTVPDFAEFRLESTRLRTLSMLVVATVCVLYLVPQLQGAGLTLNILLGVPSWVGAALVGLIVIANVVGGGMRSITFVQAFQYWLKLTAIAIPALTLSVYFFADRPDMTSAAPPIVSEKTTVDITTDVVVQVTEPVTVGGSGTIDGAEVAGEIRLEPGEHHLGKGTSMILEQGAPVPVVAGAPADNSDWIAPGWGFGGHHPMYQVYSLILATFFGTLGLPHVLVRFYTNPDGRAARLTSLVVIGLLGVFYLFPTLLGALARLYVPQLLITGTSDAAVLLLPGSVFSGWGGQLLAALVASGAIAAFLSTSSGLLVSIAGVLSTDILPGRIRDFRIAAALAGLVPLGLSMAVTSLDLSRTVGLVFAIAASTLCPLLVLGIWWRGLTAVGAATGMVAGGLVAGSAAAVSVLVGFTDDLWNGWLAAIVAYPAAVSVPLAFLVMVLVSKVTKNQVPADLGRIFTRMHAPERLGVGADRERRLGAS